The window GGACTCGTTGATCAACCGCGCATATTCAATCTGCCGCTCCGGCTGGACCACCAGATCCTGCCGGGTCAGCATTTCGGAAAAGCCAATGATCGCATTGAGCGGCGTGCGCAACTCATGGCTCATCGTGGCCAGGAAGCGGCTCTTGGACAGGCTGGCGCGTTCCTGCTCGGCCCGCGCCATCTCCATCGCTTGTTCGTGAACCTTGCGCTCGCTGATGTCGCGCATCACGGCAACGACTTCGCGCTCGGCGGCGGGTGTCTCATTCGCTTCGTCCAGCGGACGGCAGCGCATTTCAACCCAGATGAAGCGGGTGCCCTGATTGACATCGCCACCACGGCGGATGCGGAATTCCACCGAGCGATCATCGCCGTGGGCGGACGCGTCGGCAAGCGCTGTCAGGAATGCGGGGCGGTCGGCGACATGGACATGATCGAACAAGCCGTGGCCGATCAACGCGCCGGACGGCGTGCCAAACAATGTCTCGGCCGCGGGCGAGATGAACAGCACGGCGCCGTTCCGGTCATGGCGTGCGATGACGTCGGTCATGTTGCGCGCGAGCAACCGGTAGCGGTCCTCTTCGGCATAGCGCAGCCAGACGCTGGTTCGCGCCAGCTGTTCGGCACCGAGCGCAAGACCGGTGGCGTAAAGCGCGGCGGAGACCACGCCCAGCGCGGCCAGCGCGCCGGGCTCGCTTGCAGAAGCCGCCGGCGGCAGCAGATTGTAGGCATTGGCGAGCAGCATCAATCCGGCTGCGCTGAGTGCGAATATCGAGGCGAGCGCGACCACACGACGCGACGCCGACAGCGACGCCTCGAGCGGTACCACGACGAGCCAGATCGCAGCGAAAGAGGCGATGCCGCCATTAAAGAGCGCGACCGCCGTCACCAAGCCCGTCAAAGCGAGCGACGACAACACATGCGCGGCTTCGTAGCGCCCCGTGCGCGACAGGAAATAGGCGATCAGGATCGGCGCCACGAGCCAGGCAAACACTCCGAGCTCAAGCGCGCTCGGCACGCCGCGGAATGCGATGAAGACGGGAAAGCTCGCCAGTGCCACGAAGCTGCCGATGAGGCGCGGCGCAATGAAGGCACGGTGGCGCGCGGCCGTCAGCGCGTCCTGCCGGGCGGCCGGATACACCAACGCATCAACATACTGCCACAGTGGAGTGAGAAGGCTCACCGTCCCTGCCACACGCCCTTTGAAGAACGCGCCCCTTTTTCGAGCTGCGACCTTAGGCGGCGGTCGCTTAAGCGAAAGCTAAGGGAACCGCCCCGGAGCGTTTTCACGCCGGTGCTACGGCACGGACATCACCGCCATTCGGCTCTCATGGTGAAATTTCGGTTGCCGCGAGGGCTCAAAGCCGCGTTTGGCGATCCAATTGTTACCGGCGCGGTAACCATGCGGGATTTTCGCTAAATGCTGCGCAATCGACACCGATCGCAATTCTCTAAAACTTTAGTCAAATCCGGATCATTACAAGTTTCATCAAATTCGAGTCGAACTCTCGTAAAGTTTGCCCTAAATGCGTGCTTCAACGCCAAGGACAGGTTCAAGCCTGTCTGCTAAATTTGAATACAAGGCGGCGCAAAAGCCGTCGGGGACGATAATAGGTGGGTCATGTTCTTCCTCTTGCGGATGGCCTTCTGGCTGACGATCGTATGCGTGCTTTTGCCGGGAACCGGCGAAAAGTCGCAGTCGCCTGAAGCGCAGCTCGATGCGGTGCAAGCAGTGACGCTCGCAAGCGCCGCGGTATCCGACATGCGCGGTTTCTGCGACCGCAATCCGAACGCCTGCGTCGCCGGCGGTAAGGTCGCGACCGCGATCGGCCATCGCGCCGAGGCCGGCGCCCGCACCATCATCGATTTCGTCAGCAACAAGATGGCTGACAATAAGCCGGCGCCTGCCGACGAACCGGCCCGTGTCGTCGGCGTCTCGGCCACCGGCGCGCTCGGCACGCCGGCCAGCCACGGCACGCTGACGGCCTCCGACATGAAGCCGGGCTGGCACGCACCGGTGCCGCTGCCGCCGCGCCGTGAAGCCCGCGCCGGTCGCCCGGCGGCATAGAGCCACGTTCGGTCCAATCTTCGGCGGGGTGGTACGCAACGTCGTGCCGCCCCGTTTGGCCTTTGGCTCCGCAAGCCTATATACCGGGCGCGAGGAACCGCATCGAAAACCCGTGCGGTCGAAGCCGATCGCGGATCATGAGCAAGATCGACGACATTGTTGAGAATTTCGGCCTGCTCGACGAGTGGGACGACCGCTATCGCTATGTCATCGAGCTTGGCCGCGAATTGCCGCCGATGGCCGAGGCGGATCGCACCGAGACCAACAAGGTCCAAGGCTGCGCCAGTCAGGTCTGGCTCACGACCAAAGTCGCGACCGATGGCGCCGAGGGGCCGATCCTGACCTTCCAGGGCGACAGTGATGCTCATATCGTGCGCGGTCTCGTCGCCATCCTGATCGCGCTTTATTCAGGCAAGTCCGCACGCGACATTCTCGCGACTGATGCCTTGGCCTTGTTCGATCGTATTGGCTTGCGTGAGAATCTGACGCCACAGCGCTCCAACGGCCTGCGCTCCATGGTGGAACGCGTCCGCGCCGAGGCGGGCGCGGCGCTTGCCGCGGCTTAGGCCACGGCATCATTCGACGCGAAAGGTTGCATCTTCGGCCAGCCAGGCGCGAACCGGCGTATGGCTGCGACCCCGGACTTGCGCCATAAATCCATAATGACGCGCCAGCCGGTCGAGCGCGAGTTGCAGCACCACCTTGGCCGAGCGTGCCGGCCAGCCGCGGGCGCGTTCGAGATCTTCAAGGCCTTTGAGAAAGCAGCATAGGTCGACCAGCAGGCCGGAAAACTCCGGCCCCACGGCCTCCAGCGCCGCGTTGACGCGCTGGCGCGCCGCGATAGTGCCATCGGTCGCGGCGGCCGCACCGCCCGAAGGCCCGCGACGGCCCGACGACATCGGGCTCGACCAATCCGCGGTAGTCCGCGGCATCAATTGCGCCCGCGTGAAATCGACTCGCAGGCGCTCGCCGGCCTGCAACTGATGTGGGGCAATCAGCGCCCGTCCGTCGCGCCCCCGGCGCCGCGCCAGCCAGGTCAGTGGGCTTTCCGATTCGTCCACGGTGACGCGCCGCATACCAGTCGGCGTATCAATAACACGCTCGCCGAGCTCCATGTGCTGCGCCCGCAACGGCCCGACACTGGGCCCATTCGCCGCTGCGTCGGCTCGCATTGTGCCGGCCGCTTTATCGGCATCCGGCCTGGATGACTTTGAGGTTCCGTTGATTGGTGGGTTTGGTGCCGGGTTGGCCATGGCGCCCTCTCTAGGATACTTTACCCATACCTGGACGCACCAAATGACGCAAGGATTATCTTCTTATATGCGTGCAAACAAAAACCCGCGGTGTAGTCCGCGGGTCTGTGCACTTTGAATTTTCACTCAGGACCGGTGATCCGGCCGGCCAAAACAAGTGCGCACACTATTTGGTGCGGCGCCGGCGCTGCTGGCCGAGGCCCATGTCCTTCGCCAGTTGAGAGCGCGCGGCAGCGTAGTTCGGCGCCACCATCGGATAGTCCGGCCCAAGACCCCACTTCTCGCGATACTGCTCCGGGGTCATGTTGTACTGCGTGCGCAGGTGACGCTTGAGCGACTTGAACTTCTTGCCGTCTTCGAGGCACACGATGTGCTCGGGCGTGATCGACTTCTTTACCGAAACCGCCGGTTTCAGAGGCTCGGCAGGCGCTTCGCCAGCTTTGCCCGACACACCCGACAACGCGGCATGCACCTGATTGATCAGCGCGGGAATATCGGCAGCGGCGACGCTGTTGTTGCTTACATACGCTGAAACAATCGAGGCCGTCAGCTCGATGAAGTTACCGGGATTGCTCGTTTCGCTCATGGTCGATGTCTCACCCCCGCGCGTGGCGCTCGCCGCCACTCCACTCGCCGCTTATCCCTAAACAAGCCGGCAACAGACATAACGAGAGTGTTTCGGACCCCCGTCCCTCGGATCGCACCCATTTCGGGCTATTTTTTGTATATTTAGTATCTACTAGCTGGCCCCAAGCATTGCAAGTCGATCAGCCCGACCAGCTAATAGAACCAAGTCTTCGCCGCGATGTTATTGAATATATGCAGGATTATTACCTCCCGCAGCGGCGGAACGGAGAGACGCGGCCCTTATTCCGTCCACAACCTATAGAAGAAATAAGTTCACGGAGCAGCCGGACCGCGATCAGGCGGTCCGCTCAAGATGGGCGCGCAATTCGTTGATCGAGGCAAAGCGCAAGGTGCCTTGCGGCAATTCGGCCTCGATCGAGCCGTCGACATAGAGCGTATAGCCCATGCCATCGACCACCCCCGATTTGAGGATCGGCACCGTGCGAGGCTCTTCGATCGGCGGTTCGCGATCGATATCCGGCTCCTCCAGTGGGGCCGAAGTTATCTCCGCCGGCTTTGCGGATTCTGATTCAACTGGCCACATCGCGTCGAAATAGCTGCGCTCCGCTTTTTCGGCCGAAGGCGCTAGCGCCCGCGGCGCGCGGGTCACAGCCACCTTCCCGAACAGCTCAGACTCGTCAGCCCTATCTGCGCCTTCAGACACCCGAACCGTTTCATCTGCCTTTGCGGCGTCATCCCACTCTTCGGCTTCAGCCTTCTCCCACTCCGTGCTTTCTGTCTTCTGCGCCACTTCGGGGACATCGCGGGGGGCTGCAGCGGCGGTCTTTGTGGGCGTCTCGTCCCGATCGAATGCGGGCTCTTCGTCCGGATTGGGCAGCGTCGGCGCTCCGAAAAGCTCTTCCTCCGGTCGCGGCGATGACGCCTGCGTAACCATCGGCGACGTTACCGGGGCGCGTATCGGCCTGCGCATTGTGAACGCCGGCGGCAGTTCATCCGGTGCCTCGTGTGCCAAGGGCTGGCTGGCCTCGCGCGGCATGGTGTCAGCCGGGGGCGCGACTTTTGGCTTCGGCGGAAACGGCACCCGAGCCGCGGCAGTTGCTGGCACAGGACGTGTCGGCACCTGGGCGTCTGTCTCGGGGGGGCGCGCGTTCCGCGTGCCAGACCGGCCAGACACGTCGGCCAGATGCTGCAGTTCGCGCACCACAACGCCGAGCGCGAGCACGATCAGGCCGCCGACCATGGCGACGGTGCCGGCAATAATCAGCGTATTCCCGAAACTGAATTCACTGATCGGAACGCCGAAGCCGATCAAGGCCGCGCCCGCCGCGACAACGAGGGCACCTGCAACGTAAAGCAGAATCGACATGGCCGGCTGCGATCCTCGAAAAACGCGGCCCTCCGATGAGCGACCGCTTCAATTCTAGCTAAACTATTCAACTGATGAGGAATTCTGACCTTTTTAGCGGGCAACGGCAAGATCGAATGTTAAAATAATCCTGTTCTCCCAAGCTCGCTCATGGCCGCCCCTGCTAACCGTCATGCCCGCTTCATGACCCGTCTGCACAAATGATCGAACCGCAGGCGTTGCCCCGGACCGCGACCCGGCCTAATTAACCCCATTGAGGAACTCGAACGGGACAAACCGGTTGCCACCCTGGAACCGGCTAAAAATTCCGCGTTCAAACGTCGTGGACCGAGGAGGATTTGATGTCATTCACGCTGCCCGAACTGCCCTATTCCTACGATGCGCTGGCGCCTTACATGTCGCGCGAAACGCTCGAATATCACCACGACAAGCACCACAAGGCCTATGTCGATAACGGCAACAAGCTGCTCGAGGGCTCGGGCCTTGAGGGCAAGTCGCTCGAAGACGTCGTGAAAGGTTCGCACGGCAAGAATGCCGGCCTCTTCAACAATGCCGGCCAGCACTACAACCACATCCATTTCTGGAAGTGGATGAAGCCGAACGGCGGCGGCGACAAGCTTCCCGGCAAACTGAAAGCCGCGATCGACAGCGACCTTGGTGGTCTCGAGAAGATGAAGGCCGATTTCGCCCAGGCCGGCGCCACCCAGTTCGGTTCGGGCTGGGCCTGGATCGAGGTTAAAGGCGGCAAGCTCGCCATCTCGAAGACCCCGAACGGCGAAAACCCGCTGGTCAATGGCGCGTCGCCGATCCTCGGCTGCGACGTGTGGGAACACTCCTACTACATCGACTATCGCAACCGTCGTCCCGACTATCTCAAGGCGTTCCTCGACCACCTCGTGAACTGGGAATACGTCGAAGAAATGTACACCGCCGCCACCAAGTAAGGCGCGGCGAATGACACAAGGGGCGGCGCAACACAGGCGCCGCCCTTTTCCTTTGGGTGCAGACTTATGAGCAGCAACAGTGTTGAAGTGGCCGTCATTGGTGGCGGCGCCGCCGGCATCGCCGCCGCGCGCAAACTCACCAAGCACGGGATCGATTGCCTGATCGTGGAAGCGCGCGACCGCCTTGGCGGGCGCGCATACACCTTGTTGAGCCATCCTGCAGGCCATGCCCTCGACATGGGTTGCGGCTGGTTGCATTCCGCTGACCGCAATCCCTGGACTGCCATTGCCACGGCTCAAGGTCGCGCCTTCAACAAGGCACCACCGCCGTGGGACCGGCCGATGATGACGCATGTCGTGCCTCTCGCCGTGCAAGAGGACTACGCACGCGCAATGAACGCCCTGTTCGGGCGCATGGCGGAAGCCGCCAATGCCGGACACGACGCCGCGGCCTCCGAATTTCTCGAACCCGGCAATAAATGGAACGGCACGCTCAACGCCGTTGCGACCTTCATCTCGGGCGTCGAGCTCGAGCACATGTCGGCGGTCGACTTCGATCGCTACGGCGAAAGCGACAGTGAAGTGGACTGGCGGCTATTCGATGGCTACGGCACCCTCATTGCGTCGCACGGCCATGGAATTCCCGTTGCGCTCGATTGCGAGGTCACGCGCATCGACCATCGCGGCAAGCGGCTGCGCATCGAAACCAAGAAAGGCGTCATCGAAGCAGACCAAGCAATCGTCACGTTGCCGACCAGCATTCTTGGCGAACGCGCCGACCTGTTCCTGCCCGCTCTGCCCGACAAGACCGCCATCGCGCGGCGCCTTCCGCTCGGGCTCGACGACAAACTGTTCCTCGCGCTTGAAGGTGCTGAGGAGTTCGGCAGCGACAGCCGGGTACTCGGCCGCCTCGATACCAGTGCGACAGCAAGCTACCAATTCCGCCCCTTCGACCGGCCGATGATCGAAGCCTATTTCGGCGGCGCTTGCGCCCGCGAACTCGAAGCCGGTGGCGAGGCAGCCTTCTTCGACTTCGCCGTGACGGAATTGACCGGCCTGTTCGGCTCGGCCTTTGCGCGCCGCCTCAAGCCGATCGGCATCCATTTGTGGGGCGCAGATCCTTTCGCCGGCGGCGCCTATTCCTACGCCGTGCCCGGCGCTGCCGATCAGCGCGCCGCGCTCGCCGCTCCGGTCGACAACCGGCTGTTCTTTGCCGGCGAGGCCTGTTCACGATTCGATTTTTCGACCGCCCACGGCGCCTATGTCACGGGCCACGAGGCCGCCGAACGCATTCTCGCTGCGCGCCGCAAATCGTGATTTTGCCTGGCGCGTCGGGTATGGTTTGCACGATCGCGCAGCAAACGGAGGTGGACGATGCCGGGCCTTTTCATCTTCGATGCCTATGGCACGTTGTTCGACGTCCATGCCTGTATCGCGCGCTTTGAAAAAGAAGCAGGTCCCGACATCGCGCGTCTGTCCGACATCTGGCGCACCAAGCAGCTCGAATACACCTGGACGCTAACGCTCGCCGGCCACTACACCGAGTTCTGGATGCTGACCGAGCGAGCGCTCGACTATGCACTGGCGCGCGTGCCGAATGTGCCCAAGGCGCTGAAGCCGCGGCTGATGGACTCCTACTTCCAGCTCGACGCTTTTCCCGATGCGCGGCTTGCGCTGCAGGCACTCAAGGCCGCCGGTCACAAGACCGGCATTCTCTCGAACGGCTCGCCGAAGATGCTCGACGGCGCGGTCGACGGCGCGAAGCTGGGCGGCGAACTCGATGCCGTGCTGTCGGTCGATGCTCTCAAGATGTTCAAGCCGCGTCCCGAGGTCTATGGCCTAGTGACCGACCACTTTCGGTGCAAGCCAGGCGACGTCACCTTCGTATCCTCGAATCGCTGGGACGTGATGGCCGGTGTGTCGGTTGGATTCCGCGGCTTGTGGATCAACCGCACGCGCATGCCGGACGAGTATCCCGACTTTCCGCCGCAGAAGATTTTAAGCAGTCTCTCGGATTTGGCGGCGCTGACCTGAGAACTATTTGCCCCGCGAGGGCTGGCGCAAACAATTCCATGCTCCTATATCCGCTATCGTCCCCTTCCCTCCGCGCGCGACTCATTCATGCCGTCGATCATTTCCATCACTAATCTGTCCAAGACTTATGCGTCGGGCTTCACCGCGCTCAAGACCATCAATCTCGACATCGAACGCGGCGAAATCTTTGCGCTGCTCGGCCCGAACGGCGCCGGCAAGACGACTCTGATCGGGATCATCTGCGGCATCCTCAATGCCTCGACCGGCACGGTGACCGTCGGCGGCCATGACATCGTTAAGGATTTTCGCGCCGCGCGCGCCATGATCGGGCTGGTGCCGCAGGAGCTCACCACCGATGCCTTCGAATCGGTCTGGGACACGGTGAGCTTCACCCGCGGCCTGTTCGGCAAACCGGCCAATCCCGCCCATATCGAGAAAGTCCTCAAGGATCTGTCGCTGTGGGACAAGAAGGACGACAAGATCCGCACCCTGTCGGGTGGCATGAAGCGCCGCGTGCTGATCGCCAAGGCGCTGTCGCATGAGCCGCAGGTCTTGTTCCTCGACGAACCGACCGCGGG of the Undibacter mobilis genome contains:
- a CDS encoding sensor histidine kinase, with protein sequence MSLLTPLWQYVDALVYPAARQDALTAARHRAFIAPRLIGSFVALASFPVFIAFRGVPSALELGVFAWLVAPILIAYFLSRTGRYEAAHVLSSLALTGLVTAVALFNGGIASFAAIWLVVVPLEASLSASRRVVALASIFALSAAGLMLLANAYNLLPPAASASEPGALAALGVVSAALYATGLALGAEQLARTSVWLRYAEEDRYRLLARNMTDVIARHDRNGAVLFISPAAETLFGTPSGALIGHGLFDHVHVADRPAFLTALADASAHGDDRSVEFRIRRGGDVNQGTRFIWVEMRCRPLDEANETPAAEREVVAVMRDISERKVHEQAMEMARAEQERASLSKSRFLATMSHELRTPLNAIIGFSEMLTRQDLVVQPERQIEYARLINESGHHLLSVVNGILDMSKMETGNFEITPEPFAPAPVVTGCCDLLALKARDAGVEIRAKLAVDLPEIVGDRRAFNQILINLVSNAIKFTPRGGSVTISAQRDGTNIAVAVEDTGVGIGEADLPRLGEAFFQARGTYDRRHDGTGLGLSIVKGLVKLHNGDIEIRSRLGEGTRVTVRLPIDCEGHRTPADPIRLVTERAGDLATAAKVLVKKSA
- a CDS encoding DUF5330 domain-containing protein is translated as MFFLLRMAFWLTIVCVLLPGTGEKSQSPEAQLDAVQAVTLASAAVSDMRGFCDRNPNACVAGGKVATAIGHRAEAGARTIIDFVSNKMADNKPAPADEPARVVGVSATGALGTPASHGTLTASDMKPGWHAPVPLPPRREARAGRPAA
- a CDS encoding SufE family protein → MSKIDDIVENFGLLDEWDDRYRYVIELGRELPPMAEADRTETNKVQGCASQVWLTTKVATDGAEGPILTFQGDSDAHIVRGLVAILIALYSGKSARDILATDALALFDRIGLRENLTPQRSNGLRSMVERVRAEAGAALAAA
- a CDS encoding DUF6456 domain-containing protein, whose amino-acid sequence is MRADAAANGPSVGPLRAQHMELGERVIDTPTGMRRVTVDESESPLTWLARRRGRDGRALIAPHQLQAGERLRVDFTRAQLMPRTTADWSSPMSSGRRGPSGGAAAATDGTIAARQRVNAALEAVGPEFSGLLVDLCCFLKGLEDLERARGWPARSAKVVLQLALDRLARHYGFMAQVRGRSHTPVRAWLAEDATFRVE
- a CDS encoding MucR family transcriptional regulator, with product MSETSNPGNFIELTASIVSAYVSNNSVAAADIPALINQVHAALSGVSGKAGEAPAEPLKPAVSVKKSITPEHIVCLEDGKKFKSLKRHLRTQYNMTPEQYREKWGLGPDYPMVAPNYAAARSQLAKDMGLGQQRRRRTK
- a CDS encoding superoxide dismutase codes for the protein MSFTLPELPYSYDALAPYMSRETLEYHHDKHHKAYVDNGNKLLEGSGLEGKSLEDVVKGSHGKNAGLFNNAGQHYNHIHFWKWMKPNGGGDKLPGKLKAAIDSDLGGLEKMKADFAQAGATQFGSGWAWIEVKGGKLAISKTPNGENPLVNGASPILGCDVWEHSYYIDYRNRRPDYLKAFLDHLVNWEYVEEMYTAATK
- a CDS encoding flavin monoamine oxidase family protein, with translation MSSNSVEVAVIGGGAAGIAAARKLTKHGIDCLIVEARDRLGGRAYTLLSHPAGHALDMGCGWLHSADRNPWTAIATAQGRAFNKAPPPWDRPMMTHVVPLAVQEDYARAMNALFGRMAEAANAGHDAAASEFLEPGNKWNGTLNAVATFISGVELEHMSAVDFDRYGESDSEVDWRLFDGYGTLIASHGHGIPVALDCEVTRIDHRGKRLRIETKKGVIEADQAIVTLPTSILGERADLFLPALPDKTAIARRLPLGLDDKLFLALEGAEEFGSDSRVLGRLDTSATASYQFRPFDRPMIEAYFGGACARELEAGGEAAFFDFAVTELTGLFGSAFARRLKPIGIHLWGADPFAGGAYSYAVPGAADQRAALAAPVDNRLFFAGEACSRFDFSTAHGAYVTGHEAAERILAARRKS
- a CDS encoding haloacid dehalogenase type II, which codes for MPGLFIFDAYGTLFDVHACIARFEKEAGPDIARLSDIWRTKQLEYTWTLTLAGHYTEFWMLTERALDYALARVPNVPKALKPRLMDSYFQLDAFPDARLALQALKAAGHKTGILSNGSPKMLDGAVDGAKLGGELDAVLSVDALKMFKPRPEVYGLVTDHFRCKPGDVTFVSSNRWDVMAGVSVGFRGLWINRTRMPDEYPDFPPQKILSSLSDLAALT
- a CDS encoding ABC transporter ATP-binding protein; its protein translation is MPSIISITNLSKTYASGFTALKTINLDIERGEIFALLGPNGAGKTTLIGIICGILNASTGTVTVGGHDIVKDFRAARAMIGLVPQELTTDAFESVWDTVSFTRGLFGKPANPAHIEKVLKDLSLWDKKDDKIRTLSGGMKRRVLIAKALSHEPQVLFLDEPTAGVDVELRKDMWQVVRDLRASGVTIILTTHYIEEAEDMADRIGVISKGEIILVERKAELMRKLGKKQLVLHLQKPLAAIPADLAGDRNLVLGNDGKDLIFTYDTQGERTGVTGLLADLNRLDIRLRDLQTTQSSLEEIFIDLVKQSESAAAGARS